The Deinococcus apachensis DSM 19763 genome includes a region encoding these proteins:
- a CDS encoding chemotaxis protein CheB, with amino-acid sequence MPPPLIVIGGSAGALPALLKLVPVLPPDFPAPLLLVVHTLADQPSYLPQLLTHAGPLPARHARHGDRLQPGSIAVAPPDHHLLVVDDHLHLSRGPKENLARPAIDVLFRSAAEAYGVQVIGVLLSGMLNDGTSGLWTVGQLGGRTLVQHPEPGGGRVLRDASECPAPCGGESNPADPRDRPPAGRPASADDRRGR; translated from the coding sequence ATGCCGCCTCCCCTGATCGTGATCGGTGGCTCCGCTGGCGCCCTCCCCGCCCTGCTCAAGCTCGTCCCCGTCCTCCCGCCCGACTTCCCCGCCCCCCTCCTGCTCGTCGTCCACACCCTCGCTGACCAGCCCAGCTACCTGCCCCAGCTGCTCACCCACGCCGGACCCCTCCCCGCCCGCCACGCCCGGCATGGCGACCGCCTCCAGCCCGGGTCGATTGCCGTCGCTCCCCCCGATCATCACCTGCTGGTCGTGGACGACCACCTCCATCTGTCGCGCGGCCCGAAGGAGAATCTCGCCCGTCCCGCCATCGACGTCCTCTTCCGCTCGGCAGCGGAGGCGTACGGCGTACAGGTGATCGGCGTGCTGCTCTCCGGCATGCTCAACGACGGCACCTCCGGTCTGTGGACTGTTGGGCAACTCGGGGGCCGGACCCTCGTGCAGCACCCGGAACCCGGAGGAGGCCGAGTACTCCGAGATGCCTCTGAGTGCCCTGCGCCATGTGGTGGTGAATCAAATCCTGCGGACCCACGAGATCGGCCCCCGGCTGGTCGGCCTGCTTCAGCAGATGACCGTAGAGGGAGGTAG
- a CDS encoding sugar efflux transporter has product MSFPSGALSTLRHMPRFPNFSVAALLLGTAASFAMPYLPLFGRNEAHMSPLALGVFMTLLSLGGILISTGLARWSDRRANNKRLVLLAVTAAALGFVSLSVTRSYVPLVLIACLCLGTGTSAFPQLFAFARREFGAAGPEAAERGMITLRSMFSLAWMLGPAVAAVILAASGFTGLFLATAAFYLAVGLPLLLIRSRTAGQTPTPAAATTPGGPARRPLALVALSFVLYGVSNNMGFIALPLHVTDGLHAPESTVGFLVGLCAFLEIPFILSFALFSRRFSNERLITLSFALFVLYFLLMAFAPAVWLLAVAQLVRAAVIAVTTTLGMAYFQELMPGRTGTALTLYTNTNSVGAVLSGIVSGAFAQAFGYQAVFLLCAALTGAAFVLLGAVTLRRPGRGATSAERQAAGASGS; this is encoded by the coding sequence ATGTCGTTCCCATCCGGGGCGCTCAGCACCCTGCGCCACATGCCCCGTTTTCCGAACTTTTCCGTCGCCGCGCTGCTGCTGGGTACCGCCGCGTCGTTCGCCATGCCCTACCTGCCGCTCTTCGGGAGAAACGAGGCGCACATGTCGCCCCTGGCCCTGGGCGTGTTCATGACCCTGCTGTCCCTGGGGGGCATCCTGATCAGCACCGGGCTCGCCCGCTGGTCTGACCGCCGGGCCAACAACAAACGCCTGGTGCTGCTTGCCGTCACGGCCGCCGCCCTGGGCTTCGTGTCACTGAGCGTCACCCGCAGCTACGTGCCGCTCGTCCTGATCGCCTGCCTGTGTCTGGGTACCGGCACGAGCGCCTTTCCGCAACTGTTCGCGTTCGCCCGGCGGGAATTCGGAGCGGCGGGCCCCGAGGCGGCCGAGCGCGGCATGATCACGCTGCGGTCGATGTTCTCGCTGGCTTGGATGCTCGGCCCGGCGGTGGCCGCCGTGATCCTGGCGGCAAGCGGCTTCACCGGCCTGTTTCTCGCCACGGCGGCCTTTTACCTGGCGGTCGGCCTGCCGCTGCTGCTGATCCGCTCGCGGACGGCGGGGCAGACTCCCACCCCTGCGGCGGCCACGACTCCCGGAGGCCCCGCGCGCAGGCCCCTGGCCCTGGTCGCGCTGAGTTTCGTGCTGTACGGCGTGTCGAACAACATGGGCTTCATCGCGCTGCCGTTGCACGTGACGGACGGGCTGCACGCGCCGGAAAGTACGGTCGGGTTTCTGGTGGGGCTGTGCGCCTTCCTGGAGATTCCTTTTATCCTCAGCTTCGCGTTGTTTTCCCGCCGCTTCTCGAACGAGCGGCTGATCACGCTGAGCTTCGCGCTGTTCGTCCTGTACTTCCTGCTGATGGCGTTCGCCCCGGCGGTATGGCTGCTGGCGGTCGCCCAACTCGTGCGGGCGGCGGTGATCGCGGTCACGACGACCCTGGGCATGGCGTACTTCCAGGAGCTGATGCCGGGCCGCACGGGGACGGCCCTGACGCTGTACACCAACACGAACAGCGTGGGGGCGGTCCTGTCCGGCATCGTCTCGGGGGCGTTCGCGCAGGCGTTTGGGTATCAGGCGGTCTTTCTGCTGTGCGCCGCGCTGACAGGGGCCGCCTTCGTGTTGCTCGGCGCGGTGACCCTGCGCCGTCCGGGACGGGGGGCGACTTCAGCCGAGCGGCAGGCAGCGGGAGCCTCGGGTTCCTGA
- a CDS encoding recombinase family protein codes for MAVQFVKEGLTFTGEDSPMSNLMLNVMGAFAEFERTLIRERQREGIEVAKKAGVYKGRKKALTDPQVEQLRQRMRAGEAKAKVARDFGISRETLYTYL; via the coding sequence GTGGCTGTGCAGTTCGTCAAAGAGGGCCTCACCTTCACGGGTGAAGACTCCCCCATGTCCAACCTGATGTTGAACGTGATGGGAGCCTTTGCGGAGTTCGAGCGCACCCTCATCCGGGAACGCCAGCGCGAGGGCATCGAGGTCGCCAAGAAGGCCGGGGTGTACAAGGGCCGCAAGAAGGCCCTCACCGACCCCCAGGTGGAGCAGCTGCGGCAGCGCATGCGGGCCGGGGAAGCGAAGGCCAAGGTGGCCCGCGACTTCGGAATCAGCCGGGAGACGTTGTACACGTACCTCTGA